The proteins below are encoded in one region of Colletotrichum lupini chromosome 5, complete sequence:
- a CDS encoding forkhead domain-containing protein, with amino-acid sequence MTSSNAGQNGLAPLPTTPPPKHKSTTPGRTDHPDDNDNNNHIATNTADQQQPSRTDASTTVHPSIEDASTQQQTTSLAVDTFMADADAGSAPPATMSQPASAVQVDADPFASSFPHTPMPNMDHAYMMMALAHMAGNQMSNQMSPPPTVTPAQVTLPSTMGNGNDPLVASTHNLAAATQGLESFARIEFADSVFQMTTYAVIIGRDQKALNQARRDQKRDDAYRKKAEEYEREGLPPPSPVRHGPGKFSKSYVSEEGGMLGPESDSEGEGRPAKRRKTTSTGSSQKQEEDESQEKLISNRQYVSHTPGAAAVDLASLRPSPHHVPFVGIHSPGPDIASKTKAISREHLKIQFNKREGVFEAIPLHKNGFFIDEVHHKEGVAVLRSGDHLQIKDVDFRFVINGVPEGRTGAEEYAEEEEKLKKKATGGKEMSFEFEASHGNGLDDTSDSSLSSPAPSDVEMSDVEAEEEEEVEAESSSKAEAEAEAKAEAAAAAEKATAEAAADVAEAAQTQTEADDEADVEADAEADVDADADAEADAEGEMSLDYGEEADDIQPTTEVKPEDQEMVHLLMGGAPLGYLNKKRGPGRPPKNGIMSKREQRLLKKAQQEMAKKTIPQPPPGEPPIKRKVGRPRKHPLPDEGGDRPEKRKYKPRKPKGEDGLEGSDAERRAREKKEKKARPKSPPLELKIEDYTEEQLQKPNKNYGVLIDETLTAAGPDGLTLKQIYKRITQRYPWFYFHTETKGWESSVRHNLIGNEAFKKDDTTGLWSRVPGVELDAGKKRKATSPDRSMSAGYGHYNHPMYTQYAQQQQSHMPPGYQHLPHNYHAQAYAGQQAQTAARTPQYSPPGVVPNPGQPVPPVTSQPVAPVTLPGYGAAAAIARPQGVAGQPSTYSSPYASRPPPAHPAVKTEEGAAATSAPPITQPAPAAIPGAQPPPPQIPAAAPPQQARPTPTPPAQAEPRPVIQPRLLSAVNGLKNGLIENLKKAKNPKAEAIVMSALNRCLGLKSAATENQTMEDICMKGIQKLLDGFSTRSNTPGSGGTPTPTGPTNVFDSKVFNSLLGFKNVSSNALKSRIGEAKAEAVTLSAIDRVLGLADASIVPPPAEASASGSPAAGFDGIESHLMNSVKQLLLGLNQKLHGT; translated from the coding sequence ATGACTTCGTCCAACGCCGGCCAAAATGGCCTGGCGCCCCTTCCGACCACGCCGCCGCCCAAGCACAAGTCGACGACACCAGGCCGAACTGACCACCCCGACGACAACGACAATAACAATCACATCGCCACGAACACTGCTGACCAGCAGCAACCATCGCGCACCGACGCATCTACAACCGTACACCCATCTATCGAAGACGCGTCCACCCAACAGCAGACCACCTCATTAGCCGTCGACACCTTCATGGCCGATGCCGACGCCGGCAGCGCTCCACCCGCGACAATGTCGCAGCCGGCTTCAGCCGTGCAGGTTGACGCCGACCCTTTCGCCTCGTCCTTCCCACACACCCCGATGCCGAACATGGACCACGCCTACATGATGATGGCTCTGGCGCATATGGCTGGCAACCAAATGTCCAATCAAATGTCACCGCCGCCGACCGTCACGCCAGCGCAGGTCACCCTCCCGAGCACCATGGGCAACGGCAACGATCCGCTCGTCGCAAGCACACATAACCTCGCCGCGGCGACACAGGGTCTCGAATCCTTTGCGCGTATAGAATTCGCCGACAGTGTCTTTCAGATGACCACGTACGCCGTCATTATTGGTCGCGATCAGAAGGCTCTAAATCAGGCGCGGAGAGACCAGAAGCGCGATGATGCCTATCGCAAGAAGGCGGAAGAGTATGAACGCGAGGGCCTTCCGCCTCCTTCCCCTGTCAGACATGGGCCGGGGAAGTTCAGCAAGTCATACGTCAGCGAAGAGGGAGGCATGCTGGGACCCGAGTCCGACAGTGAAGGGGAGGGGCGGCCAGCCAAGCGCCGCAAGACGACCAGCACCGGATCATCACAGAAGCAGGAAGAGGACGAGTCACAGGAGAAACTCATCTCAAATCGGCAGTATGTCTCACATACACCGGGAGCTGCAGCCGTGGATCTGGCTTCATTACGGCCATCTCCCCACCACGTTCCCTTTGTCGGCATCCACTCGCCCGGACCTGATATCGCCAGCAAAACCAAGGCTATTTCAAGAGAGCATCTCAAGATCCAGTTCAATAAGAGAGAAGGGGTCTTTGAGGCTATTCCACTGCACAAGAATGGTTTCTTCATCGATGAAGTGCACCACAAGGAAGGCGTCGCCGTGCTCCGGAGTGGTGATCACCTGCAAATCAAGGACGTTGATTTTCGCTTCGTCATCAATGGTGTTCCAGAAGGCCGGACAGGTGCTGAGGAGTATgcagaagaggaggagaaaCTCAAGAAGAAAGCGACTGGTGGAAAGGAGATGAGCTTCGAGTTCGAAGCCTCACATGGCAACGGTCTTGACGACACAAGCGATTCTTCCCTCAGCTCACCAGCGCCATCAGACGTAGAAATGTCCGATGTCGAAGctgaagaggaggaagaagttGAGGCAGAAAGTAGCTCCAAGGCAGAGGCGGAAGCGGAAGCAAAGGCAGAagcagccgccgccgcagaAAAGGCGACGGCAGAGGCAGCAGCCGACGTTGCAGAAGCAGCGCAAACACAAACAGAGGCAGACGATGAGGCCGATGTTGAAGCCGATGCTGAAGCCGATGTTGACGCTGATGCCGATGCCGAAGCTGATGCCGAAGGAGAGATGTCACTGGATTATGGAGAGGAAGCAGACGATATCCAACCTACCACAGAGGTCAAGCCAGAGGACCAAGAAATGGTGCATCTTCTCATGGGAGGTGCTCCATTAGGCTATCTGAACAAGAAGAGAGGACCTGGCCGGCCACCAAAGAACGGAATTATGTCCAAGCGAGAGCAGCGGCTTCTTAAGAAAGCTCAGCAGGAGATGGCTAAGAAGACGATACCACAGCCTCCTCCTGGAGAGCCTCCCATCAAGCGGAAGGTCGGCCGTCCTAGGAAACACCCACTACCAGACGAAGGAGGAGATCGACCGGAGAAGCGCAAGTACAAGCCCCGGAAACCAAAGGGCGAAGACGGTCTTGAAGGATCAGATGCCGAAAGACGCGCCAGagagaagaaggaaaagaaggCTCGTCCCAAGTCGCCCCCGCTCGAACTCAAGATCGAGGACTACACGGAGGAGCAGCTGCAGAAGCCGAACAAGAACTACGGAGTGCTTATCGACGAGACCCTCACTGCGGCAGGGCCTGACGGTCTCACCCTCAAACAGATTTATAAGCGAATTACCCAGAGATACCCGTGGTTCTACTTCCACACGGAGACAAAGGGCTGGGAGTCAAGTGTACGACATAACCTTATCGGGAACGAAGCTTTCAAGAAGGACGATACCACAGGCTTGTGGTCCAGGGTGCCCGGTGTCGAACTCGATGCCGGCAAGAAGCGCAAGGCGACGTCACCGGACCGTTCTATGAGTGCGGGCTATGGTCACTACAACCACCCAATGTACACTCAGTACGCCCAACAGCAGCAGAGTCACATGCCTCCTGGCTACCAGCATCTTCCTCATAACTACCACGCGCAAGCCTATGCAGGGCAGCAAGCGCAGACAGCAGCCAGAACGCCACAATACTCTCCCCCCGGCGTGGTACCGAACCCTGGTCAGCCCGTACCGCCAGTGACGTCTCAACCAGTGGCGCCAGTGACGCTCCCTGGATACGGGGCCGCTGCTGCGATTGCACGACCTCAAGGTGTCGCAGGGCAGCCTTCTACATACAGTTCACCGTATGCTTCGAGACCACCTCCAGCTCATCCCGCAGTCAAGACCGAAGAAGGCGCCGCCGCAACTTCAGCACCGCCCATCACACAACCTGCTCCAGCCGCCATCCCTGGAGCGCAACCACCCCCACCACAGATACCCGCTGCTGCCCCGCCGCAGCAAGCTCGACCTACACCTACACCACCAGCGCAAGCCGAACCACGTCCCGTCATTCAGCCCAGGTTACTCTCAGCTGTTAATGGCCTCAAGAACGGTCTTATTGAGAACCTGAAGAAAGCCAAGAATCCAAAAGCAGAGGCCATAGTCATGTCTGCCCTCAACCGCTGCCTGGGACTCAAGAGTGCCGCTACAGAGAATCAGACCATGGAAGATATCTGTATGAAGGGAATACAGAAGCTCCTCGACGGTTTCTCGACCCGAAGCAACACTCCCGGATCAGGGGGCACGCCCACCCCCACTGGGCCGACAAATGTGTTTGATTCCAAGGTCTTCAATTCTCTCCTAGGGTTCAAGAACGTTTCGTCGAATGCCCTCAAAAGCAGGATTGGCGAGGCCAAGGCCGAGGCAGTCACCCTATCCGCTATTGATCGAGTGCTGGGCTTGGCAGACGCGAGCATAGTACCGCCGCCTGCGGAAGCCAGCGCCTCAGGGTCGCCCGCAGCGGGCTTCGACGGAATCGAGTCGCACTTAATGAATTCGGTGAAGCAGCTCCTGCTGGGCCTCAACCAGAAGCTGCACGGAACATAG
- a CDS encoding alpha-1,3-mannosyltransferase CMT1 — MAAKRKTNVIARASVVCLLLMSLLVAYDLFSGREYFDIAYKPFRKPGPTEKAHETSPHNEENQTNTAVTSLAIAPSQTPLPPIPTPTPTPPPVPSPDDGGGISSTLPDANPEHLNNAPLYITSILDPDNKSLPRLDCPRPDISRYQYLKPTTKLKKPKFFIALNIREKADLLPRLLGSIVEALHFLGPENCVLSIVEGNSGDGTYEILHLLRPEIEKLGTEYHFSRSDLDPGAGDRIPKLAELRNMALAPLVSGGPGKYAADAVVLFLNDVAICLEDILELAHQRLYLGADMTCGFDWTYVGPDPTFYDVWISRTIAGDSFFEIPPDGNWNSAWNIFWNEDTSRRRFFDHKPLQVFSCWNGAVAMTARPLLDRLVSFRAPGPGECFQGEPQLFCKDLWNAGFGKIAVVPSVNLEYSDEAGRKIKAAKGYTSQWVGGEDEVQDFRVDWKADPPEKVKCMASYDKQTWEPWNQALE, encoded by the exons ATGGCGGCGAAACGGAAAACCAACGTCATCGCCCGGGCGAGCGTAGTATGTCTGCTGCTCATGAGCCTGCTGGTCGCATATGACCTATTCTCGGGGCGCGAATACTTTGACATCGCGTACAAGCCATTCC GGAAGCCAGGACCGACAGAGAAAGCGCACGAAACATCCCCACACAATGAGGAGAATCAGACGAACACCGCCGTAACATCGCTGGCGATCGCGCCGTCGCAGACGCCACTTCCCCCGATTCCCACCCCGACACCGACGCCACCACCGGTGCCATCCCCTGACGATGGTGGTGGCATCAGCTCCACATTGCCGGACGCCAATCCGGAGCACCTCAACAACGCACCGCTTTACATCACCTCGATCCTCGACCCAGACAATAAATCTCTGCCTAGACTGGACTGTCCTCGCCCTGACATTTCACGCTACCAGTATCTCAAGCCCACCACCAAGCTGAAAAAACCCAAGTTCTTCATCGCCCTCAACATACGTGAGAAGGCGGACCTCCTCCCGCGACTCCTAGGCTCCATCGTCGAGGCACTCCATTTCTTGGGCCCGGAGAATTGTGTCCTCTCGATAGTGGAAGGCAACTCGGGCGACGGCACCTACGAGATCCTCCACCTCCTTCGTCCGGAAATCGAAAAGCTCGGCACCGAATATCACTTCTCCCGCAGTGACCTCGACCCCGGCGCGGGCGACCGCATTCCCAAGCTGGCCGAGCTGCGCAACATGGCCCTCGCGCCTCTCGTCTCCGGCGGGCCAGGTAAGTACGCCGCCGACGCGGTCGTCCTCTTCCTCAACGACGTGGCCATTTGCCTAGAAGACATCCTCGAGCTCGCCCATCAACGGCTGTATCTGGGCGCCGACATGACGTGCGGCTTCGACTGGACCTACGTCGGTCCCGATCCGACCTTTTACGACGTGTGGATCAGCCGCACCATCGCGGGCGATTCCTTTTTCGAGATTCCGCCTGACGGCAACTGGAACTCTGCGTGGAACATCTTTTGGAATGAGGATACCTCGCGCCGGCGCTTCTTCGACCACAAGCCGCTGCAGGTGTTCTCGTGCTGGAACGGGGCCGTGGCGATGACGGCGAGACCGTTGCTGGATCGACTTGTTAGTTTTCGGGCGCCCGGGCCGGGGGAGTGTTTCCAGGGCGAGCCGCAGCTTTTCTGCAAGGATCTGTGGAATGCCGGGTTCGGCAAGATTGCGGTGGTGCCGAGCGTCAATCTAGAGTACAGTGACGAGGCCGGGAGGAAGATTAAGGCAGCAAAGGGATATACCAGTCAGTGGGTGGGAGGCGAGGACGAGGTGCAAGATTTCAGGGTGGATTGGAAGGCTGATCCGCCTGAGAAGGTGAAGTGCATGGCCAGTTATGATAAGCAGACGTGGGAGCCCTGGAATCAAGCGCTGGAGTAA